Genomic segment of Kibdelosporangium phytohabitans:
GGAAGAGTACGGCGTCGAGTACGTCGCCGAGCGGTACGTACGGGCAGGTAAGATCATCACCGCTGCCGGTGTGTCGGCGGGACAGGACATGGCTCTGTACCTGGCCGCGCTCATGGCCGGTGAGCAGACTGCGAAGGCGTTGCAGTTGGCGGTCGAATACGACCCGCGACCACCGTACGACACGGGAAGTCCCGGCAAGGCCGGGCCCGAGTTGCGGGAACTCGCACTGAGACTCCTCGCCGACTCGCAGATCTAGCGCGCGAACGCTTGGCCCTCCGCCGGGGTTTAGGGTTCCGGTCCGGCTGGGATCGATGCCACAAACCGGCGCCGGGAGGTCATGCCGGCCGGGTGACCGGCAAGTATGGGTATGGCTCTGAACGCACCGGCAATGAACCTCGCATGGCGGGCGATGACCGTCGACGAGCGCGGCCAGTTCGACAAGGACGGATACCTGATCATCCGTGGCGCGCTTTCGCCGGAGGAGGTGGACTTCTACCGTTCCGCCATCGAACGGGTGTACGTGCGGCACACTCCCGGTGAGGCGATGCACCTGCTCAGCGCGGTTCGCAACTGTCCCGACCTCGTCGGGCTGCTCGACCACCCTGCGGTCTTCGGGTACGTGTGGTCGACGCTCGGCTGGAACGCGCACGTCCACCACTCGCACATCGACGTGCACCCGCGTGTGGCCGAACGGGAACCGTCCTGGTGGCACTGGCACCAGGACGGCGGCAGGCAGAACCGGGAACTGGAAACGGATCCGCGTCCCAGGTTGTCGGTCAAGCTCGCCTACTGGTTCTCCGACCTGGCCGAGCCGGGACGCGGCAACTTGACGATCGTCCCGGGCAGCCACAAGACGAACTGGCTGCCCGGACCGCCGCGCCGCGACCTCGAATGGCCGCAGCCGCCCGGGGCCGTCGAGGTCACCGTGAACCCGGGCGACGTGCTGTTCTTCGACCGCAGGATCTGGCACGCCCGGTCGGACAACTACTCCGACATCACCCGCAAGGTCGCGTTCATCGGCTACACCTACCGGTGGATCACCATCCGCGACGAGGTCGCCGACCTGCCCGCACAACCGTGGTGGCACAACGCCAGCCCGGTCCAGCGGCAACTGCTCGGGCACGCGGGCGACGGGACCGGTGACCACGCGTGGGGTCATTTTCCCGACACCACACCGCTCTACGGCGAACTGGCCGGTCGGGGCCTCCTCGATTCGAGCATTCCCGCGCTGATCCCCTGACGAGGAGACGAACACCAGCCATGTGCGGACTGCTCACGTACATCAGCGCCACCGCGTCGGCGAACTCCGTGCTGAGCGGGATCTCCGGCGCGCTGACGACCCTGCACCACCGCGGCCCGGACGCGACCGGCATCAACGTCGTCGGCCACGACGTCGTGATGGGTTTCAAACGGCTGTCCATCATCGACGTCGAGAACAGCGACCAGCCGTTGGAGTACTCCGACGGACGGTACGCCATCACCTTCAACGGCGAGATCTACAACTACGTGGAGCTCCGCGAAGAACTGACCGCGCAAGGCGCGACGTTCCGCACCAAGGGCGACACCGAGGTGATCGTCGCCGCGTACCACCATTGGGGAACCGCCGCGGTGAAACGGTTGCGCGGCATGTTCGCCTTCGTCATCTGGGACCGGCTGGAGCGGGTCGCGTTCGGCGCGCGCGACCCGTTCGGCATCAAACCGTTGTTCCACCTGATGACCGGGCACGGCGTGTTCTTCGCCAGTGAGAAGAAAGCGCTGCTGCCGTTCTGCTCGTGGGGCGACGACACGCTCGACCACGCGAGCCTGTCGCACTACCTCACGCTCCAGTACGTGCCGGAACCGGCGACCCTGCACCGGCAGATCGGCCGGATCGGGTCGGGCGAGTCCTTCACCTACCGGCCGAACGGACCCGACAGCGGTATGGCCACCCGTCGCTACTGGCGCCCGGAGTTCCGGCCGATCCCGCAGGGCGACCCGGAGTTGTTGTACGGCCGCATTCGCGACGCGCTGCGGGAAAGCGTCCGGATCCACATGCGATCGGACGTGCCGGTCGGCGCGTTCCTGTCCAGCGGGATCGACTCGACCGCGGTGGTGGCGCTGGCCCGTGAGGTCAACCCGGACATCCTGACGTTCACCGCGTCACTGGAGGTCGACGGGTACTCCGAACTGCCCGTCGCCGAGGAAAGCGCGCGCCACCTGGGCGTGACGATGCACCCGGTCCCGGTCGACGCCCAGATGATGATGGACGCCTTGCCCAGGATCATCTGGCACCTGGACGAACCGGTGGCCGATCCCGCACTCGTGCCCTTGTACTACGTGGCACGCAAAGCACGGGAACACGTGACCGTGGCGTTGTCCGGCGAAGGATCGGACGAGTTCTTCGCGGGCTATCGCGTCTACCGGGAACCGTTGTCGCTCAAGCCGGTCACCGGCCTGCCGCCGGGTGTGCAGCGCGGCCTGCGTGCCGTGTCCAAGGCGATTCCGCGGGGCGTGAAAGGCAAGAGCTTCCTGGAACGCGGCACGACCCCGATCCAGCAGCGGTACTACGGCAACGCGCGGATGTACACCGAGCAGGAGAAGTCCGTGCTGCTCAAGCAGTATGACCCCAGCGTGAGCCACACCGACGTGACCGGGCCGGTCTACGCCGAGGCCGCGCACCTCGGCGACGTGGAGAAGATGCAGTACGTGGACCTCTATACGTGGCTGCGCGGTGACATCCTGGTGAAGGCCGACCGGATGTCCATGGCGAACTCGCTGGAGGTCCGGGTGCCGTTCCTGGACTACGCGGTGTTCGACGTGGCCTCGTGCGTCCCGGCCGAGCTCAAGCTGCCGCCCCGCTCGGCGGAGACGAAGTACGCGCTGCGACGGGCGTTGGAAGGCGTTGTGCCGCCGCAGATCGTCAACCGGGTGAAACTCGGCTTCCCCACGCCGATCAGGGTGTGGCTGCGCGGCGAGATGCACGAGTGGGCACTGCACGTCCTGGACTCGTCCAAAGCCGGGCACCTGATCGACATCGACTACGTCCGCCGTCTGCTCAACGAGCACAGGAAGGGCGCCGCCGACCACAGCCGCAAGATCTGGACCGTGCTCGTGTTCTGCCTGTGGTACGAGATCTTCGTGTCAGGCAGTCTCGATCCGCGACCGTGAGGATCTGCTCACGAGGTGGCGCCAAGGGTGCTGACCACCGACGTGGTGATCGTGCTCGCGCCGATCTCGGTGCCGGGTTCGATCGCCGGGTTGGACGGCTGCGGCCCGGCCAGCGTGCGCGTGCCGATGAACTCGCCGGTGACCATGTCGATGACCAGTTCCTGGCGTTCGCGCTGGTCGTCGAGGCCGAGCGCGACACCGCTGCGCCCGTCCACTGTGGTCCGCCGCTCGATCACCCTGACACCGGGGATCAGGGCGAGCGCGCGGTACCACTGGGCGCGCAACTGCGCGGTCATCAGGCCACGCGTGAGCGCGTCGATTCCGGCCTTGAACATCATCGACGGCTTCTGCGGACCGTACTGCGTGGCCAACGCGTCCAGTTGTTTGTTCAGCTGCACGGGATCCCGCGGCAGCGCGGCATAGAAATCGAATCGGTCCAGCGTGTCGCATTCGATGCCACCCGGGCCCGCGGGAGCACCGATGTTCTTGCACCTGCCGGTGCGCGTCTCGTCGGGCACCCGGGACGCGGCGATGCGCGCGCCCGCGTCGGCGGGCATGTCCGCCAGGTTCTTGGGTTCACCGATGCTCGTGCGGCGGATCTGCCGGATCCCGTTGGGGACTGCGGGGATCCAGCGCTCGATCAGCTCCTCCTGCAGGTACGGGTAGATGGTCTTCTTCTTGGTCCCGTCCGGGACGCCGTAGGTGATCCACCTGCGTTCGGCGACGTAGCGGTACTGGCCGGGCTCGATCGGTTTGTCCACCGCGCCGACGTCCGTGATGTCCGCGGCCTTGTTGAGCACTTCCGGCGCGGAGGCCAGCGGGAGTTCCTCGCCGGGAGACGGCGCGGTCCGGACGACCACGACCGCCGCGGCCAGTGCGATGGCACCGGCCGCAGCCGCCACCGGGATCGCCCACCGGCGCCTGGCCCGCCGCGGCCGGACGCCGTCGATCTCGTCCATCAGCCGCTGTCGCGCGTCGGCCAGGCCGGCGGGGGCGGCACGGGCATCGCGGTGCAACATCGCGAAGGCCTCGTCGAGTTCCTTCATCGGGCGGCGTCCTTCGCGGAGTTCGTGAGCAGGGTCTGCAGACGGGTGCGCAGGCGGTGCAGGCGGGACCGGACCGTGCTCGCCGGGATGCCCAGTGCGTCGGCCACCTCCGCCGGTTCGAGACCGGCCCACGAGGTCAGCAGCAGCACGTCCCTGTCCTGCTCGCTGAGCTTGGCCATGGCGGCCGAGAGGGTGCGCATGTGCGCGGCGGCGTCGACCCGGTCGGCCACCAGCGTGTCGTGGTTCTCCACGGTCGGTTCGGCCGCGCCTGCCTTCGCTGTCAGCCGGAAACCGCGTTCCTCCCGCCGGGCGTGGTTGCGCAGGAGGTTCGTGGCGATGCCGTACAGCCAGCTGCGCACGGTTGCCTGTTGCGGGTCGTACGTCGTGCGTCTTCGCAGCGCGATGAGGAAGGTCTCCGCGACGAGGTCGTCGGCCACGTCGGCGCCGACACGGCCGGCGAGGTAGCTCCGGATCGGCCGGGCGTGCTCGTCGAACAGCCACGCGAAGACCTCCTTCGGATCTCGCGTGACCAGGTCGGGCCGCTCAGCTCGCTCGCCGATGTGGATCACGATATGAGTTGTCGCGAACCCCCACCCGCATCACCTTCGCCCACCCGAGTGAGGCGCAGGTCACATCGTGAGGTGCCGGTCGGCTTCCGGGAGCCACACCTGCCCGGCGCGCGGTGGCTGGTAACCCCGGCGGACGTACTCGATCAGTTCCGGCAGCGCCGAGTGCGGCTTGCGCCGGTGCCACAGCAGCGAACACAGGTAGGACGGCACCGGCGGGTCGATCGGGACGCGGACCACGCGGGAGTGCCGGGGCAGCGCCACCAGCGCGCCGACCAGCCCGACCGTGGCCGGGAATTCGGCGAAACGGCCGACGAAATACTCCCAGCCGAAATCGGGACCGCCGGTGTCGATGTGCAGGCCGAATTCCTCGGCGACCCGGTCGTAGAATTCGGCCCATTCACTTCCCGGCTCGTTTCCCGGCATCCAGATCCGGGTGCCGGACAATTCCCGCATCGCCACACTCGATCGTTTCGCCAAGGGGTGCTCGACGTTCACGAGCACCTCGGAGGCCTCGAGGTACGCGGGGATGGCGGCGATCCCGTCCTGCTCGAGCGAGCCGACCACGCGCGCGAACGCCGCGTCCACCGTGCCAGCCTTGAGCGACTCCCTGGCTTCCCTGAGGCCGCGGGACGGCACGATCTCCAAGCCGATGTTCGTCGTGGCGTGGAACCGGCGAACGAGTTCGGTGGACGCGAGGCGCGTGTCGAGCACGTCCACTCGCAACGGCAAACGCTTGCCACGCAACATGTCCACCGTCTGGTCGGCCAGAGCCAGCAGCTTGCGCGCGTGCGGAAGGAATGCCGCGCCCTCCTTGGACGGCGTCGTGCCCGACCGCAGCCTCGACAGCAGGACCGTGCCGTACTCGGCCTCGAGCTTGGCGATCCGCCGTGACACCGCCTGCTGGGTGATGCCCAGCTCCGCCGCGGCCTCGCCGAAGTGCCCGAAGTCCGCGACGGCCACGAACGCCCGCACAGCGGCCAGGTCCAGATCGCTCACGGGCGCAACATTAGCCTGCCTTGGCAAGACAATTGTTGGTTGTCGCGGTGAGCGTGTCGTTTGTTTGCCCGCGCGGTGCCGTTTCGGCTCGAATACGCCGGTGTCCTCCTTCGTTCACCTGCACGTGCACACCGAATACTCGATGCTGGACGGCGCCGCGAAGATCGGGCCGCTTTTCGGCGAGGCCGCCCGGCTGGGGATGACCGCGGTGGGCATGACCGACCACGGGACCATGTCCGGTGCCGACGAGTTCTTCCAGGTCGCCACGAAGACCGGGATCAAGCCGATCATCGGGGTGGAGGCGTACCTCGCGCCCGGCAGCAGGCTGCACAAGAAGCCGGTGTTCTGGGGCCAAGGCGGTGACGTCGTCGGCGGCGATGTCTCCGGCGCCGGCGCCTACACCCACATGACGATGCTGGCGCGGGACGCCACCGGACTGCGCAACCTGTTCAAGCTGTCCTCGCTGGCCAGCGTGGAGGGCTACTACCGCAAGCCGCGGATGGACCGCGAACTGATCGCCGCGAACGCCGAGGGGATCATCGCGACCACCGGCTGCCCGTCCGGCGAGGTCCAGACCCGGCTGCGGCTCGGTCAACGCGACGAGGCACTGCGCGCGGCAGCCGACTACCGCGACATCTTCGGCCGGGACAACTTCTTCGTCGAACTGATGGACCACGGCCTGACCATCGAGAAAGTGGTCCGCGACGGCCTGCTGGAGATCGCGGCCAAGCTCGGCCTGCGCCCGGTGGCCACCAACGACTCGCACTACGTCACCAAGGACCAGGCCGACGCGCACGCCGCGCTGCTGTGCGTCCAGGCGGGCAAGACCCTCAACGACCCGACCAGGTTCAAGTTCGACGGCGACGGCTACTACCTGCAGTCCGCCGAGGAGATGCGCGCGTACTGGGACACCGAGGTTCCCGGCGCCGCCGACACCACGTTGCTGATCGCCGAACGGATCGAGTCGTACGCCGAGGTATGGGAACACCGCGACCGGATGCCGCTCTACGAGCCGCCCGCGGGGCACGACGTGCAGTCGTGGTTCCGCGCGGAGGTGATGCGCGGGCTCGGACGGCGGCTGCCGGGTGGCGTGCCCGGCGAGTACGTCCGCCGGGCCGAGTTCGAGATCGACGTCATCGTGCAGAAGGGATTCCCGGCGTACTTCCTGATCACCGCCGACCTGATGAACCACGCGCGGGAGGTCGGCATCCGCGTCGGCCCCGGCCGTGGCTCCGCGGCCGGATCGCTGGTGGCGTACGCGATGGGCATAACCAACCTCGACCCGATCGAGCACGGCCTGCTGTTCGAACGGTTCCTCAACCCGGAACGCGTGTCCATGCCCGACATCGACATGGACTTCGACGACCGCCGCCGCGGCGAGATGGTGCGGTACGCGACCGAGAAGTACGGCTCCGACCGGATCGCCCAGGTGATCACGTTCGGCAAGATCAAGACGAAGGCGGCGATCAAGGACGCCGCCCGCGTCCACTTCGGACAGGCCGGGTACGCCGTCGCCGACCGGATCTCCAAGGCGCTGCCGCCGCCGGTCGCCGCCAAGGACATCCCGCTGTCGGGCATCACCGACCCGAAGCACGAGCGCTACCCGGAGGCCGCCGAGGTCCGTGCGCTGATCGAGAGCGACGCGGACGTCTCGACGATCTTCGAAACCGCGCGCGGCCTGGAGGGACTGATCCGCAACGCGGGCGTGCACGCCTGCGCGGTGATCATGTCGTCCGAGCCGCTGATCGACGTGATCCCGTTGTGGCGCAGGGACGACGGCGCCATGATCACCAGCTGGGACTACCCGTCCTGCGAGGCCATCGGCCTGCTCAAGATGGACTTCCTCGGCCTGCGCAACCTCACGGTGATCGGTGACGCGATCGACAACATCGAGGCCAACCGCGGTGAGACCGTCGACCTCGACGGCCTCAGGACCGACGACGGGAAGACCTACGAGCTGCTCTCGCGAGGCGACAGCCTCGGCGTGTTCCAGCTCGACGGCGCCGCCATGCGCGACCTGCTGCGCCGGATGCGTCCCACCGGTTTCGAGGACATCGTGGCCGTGAACGCGTTGTACCGGCCGGGACCGATGGCGATGAACACGCACAACAACTACGCCGACCGCAAGAACGGCAGGCAGGCGGTCGAGCCGATCCACCCAGAACTGGCCGAGCCGCTGCGCGACATCCTCGCCGAGACCCATGGCCTGGTGGTGTATCAGGAACAGATCATGCAGATCGCCCAGCGCGTCGCCGGTTTCTCGATGGGCCGCGCGGACGTGCTGCGCCGCGCGATGGGCAAGAAGAAGAAGGAAGTGCTGGAGAAGGAGTTCGAGGGCTTCCGGGAAGGCATGCGCGCCAACGGTTTCTCCGACGCTGCCGTGCAGGCGCTGTGGGACACCATCCTGCCGTTCGCCGGGTACGCGTTCAACAAGTCGCACGCCGCCGGATACGCGCTGGTCGGCTACTGGACCGCGTACCTCAAGGCCAACTACCCGGCGGAATACATGGCGGCGCTGCTGACCTCGGTGTCGGACAACAAGGACAAATCCGCTGTCTACCTGTCCGAATGCCGTCAGCTCGGGATCAAGGTCATGCCACCGGACGTCAACGAGTCCGCCCACCGGTTCGCCGCGGTCGGCGACGACATCCGCTTCGGCCTCGGCGCGGTCCGCAACGTCGGCGCCAACGTCGTCGACTCGATCACCGAGACCCGCGCGGTCAAGGGCAAGTACAGCTCGTTCAGCGACTTCGTCGAGAAGTCGGAACTGGTGTGCTGCAACAAGCGCGTCCTGGAGTCCCTGATCAAGGCCGGGGCGTTCGACTCGTTCGAGCATCCCCGCAAGGCGCTGTTCGACGTGCACGAGGAAGCCGTCGACGCCGTCGTGGGGCTCAAACGGCGCCAGGCGATGGGCCAGTTCGACCTGTTCGGGTCCACACAGGACGAAAGTGACTCGTCACCGTTGGCGCACTTGCGGTTCACCGATGACGAATGGCCGCGCAAACAGCTGCTCGGGCTGGAACGGGAGATGCTGGGGCTGTACGTCTCGGCGCACCCGCTCGACGGCGCCGACCACGTCCTGCGCAGACACGCGCCGAAACCGATCGCGGCGCTGCTGGCCAACCCGCCGCGTGAGGGCGAGGTCGTCATCGCCGGGATGATCTCCTCGCTGGAGCGCCGGGTCAACAAGAAGGGCGAGAGCTGGGCGATCGCCGCGGTGGAGGACCTGGACGCCGCGATCGAGGTGCTGTTCTTCCCCAAGAGCTACAGCGTCCTGGCCGCCGACCTGCTCGAGGACGCGGTCGTGCTGGTCAAGGGCAGGGTGAACTGGCGGGAGGACAAGATGTCCGTCTTCGGATCCGACCTGGGCACACTGGACGTCAGCGTCACCGAGGAACCACCGCTGACGCTGGAGATGCACGCGACCGACGTGGACCGCGACGCGGTCGCCGAACTGCGCTCGACCTTACGCGCGCACAGCGGCACCACCCCGGTACGCATCGTCGTACGGCACGCGCGGCGGCGCACCACCCTCGCGGTCGACGACTACCCGGTGACCGTCAGCTCGGCGTTGCTGGGTGAGCTGCGATCCGTTCGGGGAGTGAAAGTGGTGGCAGCAGACTGAGAACCGTTTCCTCCGTGCCGTGGTCAGAATGTGGCGATCGGGTTCACCGGGCTGCCGGACGTACCGGCGAAGCGGACCGGCGCGACGGTGAGGTGGAAGTCCCACTGGCCGAGTTCGGCAGCCGTCCGCACGCACGCCTCCAGGTCGCAGTTGTCCAGCAGCCACAGGCCCATCGCGACGAGGCTCACGGCGTGAACCGGCATCAACACGTCGTCGTACCCCGACGGCTGAACGTCCTGAGGCGTGTCGGCGCCGATCAGCGCGACCTCCCGCGCATGCAGCCACGGCAGGCAGGACGCGTGCCAGCCGGCCTGCGTGAAACCGGCTGTCGCGCCGGTCTCGTGCCGGGCGCGGCCGAAGCCGGTCCGCAGGAGCACCGCGTCACCGGGGCCCACCCGCACGCCCTGACGGCGTTCGGCCTCCTCGAGGTCCTCGGGGAACACGCCCTGCCCCGGCTCCAGCCACGGCACATCGCGGACACTCGCGATGTCCAGCAGGACACCACGTGTGACGATCCCGTTCGCCGCCGCCGTGACCGCCGCCCACGCCGATCCTGTTGCGGCGTCGACCAAGTCGTGCGGTCGTCCGTTGTACATCTTGCCGTCCCAGTAGAGGTGGCACGGCGAGTCGATGTGGGTGATGGTGTTGCCGTGGAACGAGATACCGAGCCGCTCGGACGAAAAGCCCCAACGCCGGTCGTTGTGGAACGGCGGCGGCATGTTCCCGGCGCCCGGCATGTCGGCGGCGCACGGGCACGTCGTCGTCGACCGCTCCATCTCCTCCGGTACGGCGACTTCCCACGCGCACGACACGCTCTTGCCGTGGCGCACGGCACGCGCCGCCGCCAGCCGGGCGTCGTCGGTGATGTGGTTCAGAGTTCCGAGCTCGTCGTCGTCGCCCCACCGTCCCCAGTTCGACAACGTGCCGAAGTACCCGAACACTTCGTCCTGTGTGGGCAATGGCCGCCCTGCCGTCATCCCAGCATCTCCTTAGGTCAGGCGGTACGGTACGGCACCCCGGCGGTGCGCGCTCCAAGGTGGCCCGGTGAGTGGGAACGAGCGGATCGCCGGGTTCTGGCGCTGGTGGGCCGGACGGTCGGACCGGATCGCCGCCGCCATCGGCGCGGGAACCGTGCCGGAGTGCAGCGACGAGATCTCCGCGCAAGTGGACGCGTTGCACCAGGACCTGCAATGGGAGCTGGCGCCTGGCCGCCGCGCGCAGCACGCGCTGGTCGTCACAGCAGGCGGCAACCCCGAACTGCGACCACTGGCCGAACGCTGGTTCCGTACCGCGCCGCAGGGCGATCCCGTGTGGGAGTACCGCCCGGCGCGCGCCGCCGACCCGCAGGCGCTGCGGCACGACCTGGCGTCCGGGCCGCACACGCTCGGGCTGGACCAGACCGAACTGGCCATCGCGATCGACGAGGACCGCCAGCTGCTCGACGTGAGCGTGCACCACCCGCTGTTCACCGACATGCCGGAAGAACCGCGCAACCGCGTCTCGTACCTCGTCCTGGACTGGCTGCTGGGTGAGGACGGCGTGGAACGCTGGGTCGGCGCGATCGAGTCCGTCGTCGAACGGCCGGACGACGCACTGCCCGCCGAAGCGCTCCCGGAGATCGTCGACGGCCTGGCCGAGCGCAACCCCGACGGCAAGTGGGCGATGCTGGAGGGACGCGGCGAGGACGGGTCCGTGCTGCTGGTGACCGCCCGGCGACCGCTCAAGTGGATCGACTACCCGCTTTTCGACCAGCACATCGGCGTGACACTCGGGTACACCGAGCAGCACCCCGCCGGCCTGCCGTCACCGGAGGCGCTGACGTGGCTGCGTGAAGCCGAGGACGAGCTGACCGGCATCCTCGGCGACAGCGCGGTCCTCGCCGCCGTGGCCACCGTCAACGGCCAGCGGACGTTCCACCTGTACGCCGACAGCCAGGACCGGACCGCCCGCGACCGCGCGTCGAAATGGACAGAAGCGACGCACGGTGCGCGGGTCGAGGTCTACACCGATCCGGGCTGGCGGACCGTCAGCCGTTTCGCGTGAGCTTCTCGTAGCCGACGAGCCGGACGCAGGTCGCGACGCCGTCGATGGCCTGCTCCAGCTCGGCCATGTCCGGGAAGGTCGGCGCGATCCGGATGACGCTGTCGGCCGGGTCGTCCTTGTACGGGTGCGTCGAACCGGCCGGGGTCAGCGCGATCCCCGCCTCCTTGGCCTTGGCCACGACGTCCTTCGCGCAGCCGTCGGGCACGTTCAGCGTGACGAAGTAGCCGCCCTTGGGCTGCGACCAGGTCGCCAGGCCGTCGAGCTGCTTACCGAACACGCGTTGGACCACGTCGAACTTCGGCTGGATGATCTCGCGGTGCTTGCGCATGTGCGCGCGGACGCCGTCGGCGTCACGCAGGAACAGCACGTGCCGCAGGTGGTTGATCTTGTCCGGCCCGATCGAGCGCTTGCCGCTGTGGCCCAGCAGCCACTTCACGTTGGCCTCCGACGAGCCGAAGAACGCCACACCGGCCCCGGCGAGGGTGACCTTCGAGGTGGAGCCGAACACGAACACGCGGTCCGGGTTGCCGGCCTGCGCGCAGGCCGAGAGGATGTCGGCGACCTGGACTTCCTCGTCGGTCAGGTGGTGCACGGCGTACGCGTTGTCCCAGAAGATCCGGAAATCCGGGGCAGCGGTCGTCATGGCGGCGAGGCGGCGGACGGTCTCGTCGCTGTAGGTGGTGCCGTCCGGGTTGCTGTACTTCGGCACGCACCAGATGCCCTTGATCCCGGCGTCCTCGCTGACCAGGCGCTCGACCTCGGCCATGTCCGGGCCGTCGGCGGTCAGCGCGACGGGGATCATCTCGATGCCGAACCGCTGGCACAGGTCGAAGTGCCGGTCGTAGCCGGGAACCGGGCAGAGGAACGCGATCCGCTCCTCGTCGGCCCAGCGCCGCTCGGCGCCGGGCAGCACACCCAGCAGCGAGTGCACGACGCTGTCGTGCATCAACTCGAGGCTGGAGTTGCCCTGCGCGAGCAGTTGCGAGGCCGGGACCTGCAGCAACTCGGCGAAGATCGCCCGCAGTTCGGGCAGGCCCTGGCCGCCGCCGTAGTTGCGGCAGTCGGTGCCGTCGGCGGCCCGGAAGCCATGGTCGCCGGGCAGGCCGAGCAGGTCGTTGGCCAGGTCGAGTTGTCGTGCCGACGGCTTGCCCCTGGTCAGGTCCAGCTTGAGGTTCTTCTCCAGCAGCGCGGCGTAGTCCTTCTTGGCCGCTTCGAGCCGGGCTGACACGTCGTTGTTCAGGTCAGTGGTCACGGGGACTTCCTTTGGGGCTTGCCGTTGGCGTCACCGGAACGTTATAAGGCGGCCGGATCGGGCCACGAACCGGTGCCCGTTTC
This window contains:
- the asnB gene encoding asparagine synthase (glutamine-hydrolyzing), which translates into the protein MCGLLTYISATASANSVLSGISGALTTLHHRGPDATGINVVGHDVVMGFKRLSIIDVENSDQPLEYSDGRYAITFNGEIYNYVELREELTAQGATFRTKGDTEVIVAAYHHWGTAAVKRLRGMFAFVIWDRLERVAFGARDPFGIKPLFHLMTGHGVFFASEKKALLPFCSWGDDTLDHASLSHYLTLQYVPEPATLHRQIGRIGSGESFTYRPNGPDSGMATRRYWRPEFRPIPQGDPELLYGRIRDALRESVRIHMRSDVPVGAFLSSGIDSTAVVALAREVNPDILTFTASLEVDGYSELPVAEESARHLGVTMHPVPVDAQMMMDALPRIIWHLDEPVADPALVPLYYVARKAREHVTVALSGEGSDEFFAGYRVYREPLSLKPVTGLPPGVQRGLRAVSKAIPRGVKGKSFLERGTTPIQQRYYGNARMYTEQEKSVLLKQYDPSVSHTDVTGPVYAEAAHLGDVEKMQYVDLYTWLRGDILVKADRMSMANSLEVRVPFLDYAVFDVASCVPAELKLPPRSAETKYALRRALEGVVPPQIVNRVKLGFPTPIRVWLRGEMHEWALHVLDSSKAGHLIDIDYVRRLLNEHRKGAADHSRKIWTVLVFCLWYEIFVSGSLDPRP
- a CDS encoding CU044_5270 family protein — translated: MKELDEAFAMLHRDARAAPAGLADARQRLMDEIDGVRPRRARRRWAIPVAAAAGAIALAAAVVVVRTAPSPGEELPLASAPEVLNKAADITDVGAVDKPIEPGQYRYVAERRWITYGVPDGTKKKTIYPYLQEELIERWIPAVPNGIRQIRRTSIGEPKNLADMPADAGARIAASRVPDETRTGRCKNIGAPAGPGGIECDTLDRFDFYAALPRDPVQLNKQLDALATQYGPQKPSMMFKAGIDALTRGLMTAQLRAQWYRALALIPGVRVIERRTTVDGRSGVALGLDDQRERQELVIDMVTGEFIGTRTLAGPQPSNPAIEPGTEIGASTITTSVVSTLGATS
- a CDS encoding LysR family transcriptional regulator, giving the protein MSDLDLAAVRAFVAVADFGHFGEAAAELGITQQAVSRRIAKLEAEYGTVLLSRLRSGTTPSKEGAAFLPHARKLLALADQTVDMLRGKRLPLRVDVLDTRLASTELVRRFHATTNIGLEIVPSRGLREARESLKAGTVDAAFARVVGSLEQDGIAAIPAYLEASEVLVNVEHPLAKRSSVAMRELSGTRIWMPGNEPGSEWAEFYDRVAEEFGLHIDTGGPDFGWEYFVGRFAEFPATVGLVGALVALPRHSRVVRVPIDPPVPSYLCSLLWHRRKPHSALPELIEYVRRGYQPPRAGQVWLPEADRHLTM
- the dnaE gene encoding DNA polymerase III subunit alpha, which gives rise to MSSFVHLHVHTEYSMLDGAAKIGPLFGEAARLGMTAVGMTDHGTMSGADEFFQVATKTGIKPIIGVEAYLAPGSRLHKKPVFWGQGGDVVGGDVSGAGAYTHMTMLARDATGLRNLFKLSSLASVEGYYRKPRMDRELIAANAEGIIATTGCPSGEVQTRLRLGQRDEALRAAADYRDIFGRDNFFVELMDHGLTIEKVVRDGLLEIAAKLGLRPVATNDSHYVTKDQADAHAALLCVQAGKTLNDPTRFKFDGDGYYLQSAEEMRAYWDTEVPGAADTTLLIAERIESYAEVWEHRDRMPLYEPPAGHDVQSWFRAEVMRGLGRRLPGGVPGEYVRRAEFEIDVIVQKGFPAYFLITADLMNHAREVGIRVGPGRGSAAGSLVAYAMGITNLDPIEHGLLFERFLNPERVSMPDIDMDFDDRRRGEMVRYATEKYGSDRIAQVITFGKIKTKAAIKDAARVHFGQAGYAVADRISKALPPPVAAKDIPLSGITDPKHERYPEAAEVRALIESDADVSTIFETARGLEGLIRNAGVHACAVIMSSEPLIDVIPLWRRDDGAMITSWDYPSCEAIGLLKMDFLGLRNLTVIGDAIDNIEANRGETVDLDGLRTDDGKTYELLSRGDSLGVFQLDGAAMRDLLRRMRPTGFEDIVAVNALYRPGPMAMNTHNNYADRKNGRQAVEPIHPELAEPLRDILAETHGLVVYQEQIMQIAQRVAGFSMGRADVLRRAMGKKKKEVLEKEFEGFREGMRANGFSDAAVQALWDTILPFAGYAFNKSHAAGYALVGYWTAYLKANYPAEYMAALLTSVSDNKDKSAVYLSECRQLGIKVMPPDVNESAHRFAAVGDDIRFGLGAVRNVGANVVDSITETRAVKGKYSSFSDFVEKSELVCCNKRVLESLIKAGAFDSFEHPRKALFDVHEEAVDAVVGLKRRQAMGQFDLFGSTQDESDSSPLAHLRFTDDEWPRKQLLGLEREMLGLYVSAHPLDGADHVLRRHAPKPIAALLANPPREGEVVIAGMISSLERRVNKKGESWAIAAVEDLDAAIEVLFFPKSYSVLAADLLEDAVVLVKGRVNWREDKMSVFGSDLGTLDVSVTEEPPLTLEMHATDVDRDAVAELRSTLRAHSGTTPVRIVVRHARRRTTLAVDDYPVTVSSALLGELRSVRGVKVVAAD
- a CDS encoding phytanoyl-CoA dioxygenase family protein, which codes for MNLAWRAMTVDERGQFDKDGYLIIRGALSPEEVDFYRSAIERVYVRHTPGEAMHLLSAVRNCPDLVGLLDHPAVFGYVWSTLGWNAHVHHSHIDVHPRVAEREPSWWHWHQDGGRQNRELETDPRPRLSVKLAYWFSDLAEPGRGNLTIVPGSHKTNWLPGPPRRDLEWPQPPGAVEVTVNPGDVLFFDRRIWHARSDNYSDITRKVAFIGYTYRWITIRDEVADLPAQPWWHNASPVQRQLLGHAGDGTGDHAWGHFPDTTPLYGELAGRGLLDSSIPALIP
- a CDS encoding RNA polymerase sigma factor, with translation MVIHIGERAERPDLVTRDPKEVFAWLFDEHARPIRSYLAGRVGADVADDLVAETFLIALRRRTTYDPQQATVRSWLYGIATNLLRNHARREERGFRLTAKAGAAEPTVENHDTLVADRVDAAAHMRTLSAAMAKLSEQDRDVLLLTSWAGLEPAEVADALGIPASTVRSRLHRLRTRLQTLLTNSAKDAAR